One segment of Myxococcus guangdongensis DNA contains the following:
- a CDS encoding type IV pilus twitching motility protein PilT, with translation MELNEILQIALRGGASDIHLKAGLPPMFRVDGSLVPLKDGRRLPPEEVARMAFGIMNEFQKEKFKSSNEVDLAYGVPGLGRFRVNVFQQRGTVGAVLRVIPFKVMTMQDLLLPQVLAKICGEERGLILVTGTTGSGKSTTLAAMIDHINSNETSHIMTIEDPIEFLIRDKRSIVNQREVGVDTMSFAQALKSALRQDPDVILVGEMRDHETIETALHAAETGHLVMSTLHTLDATETVNRIVSAFPPHQQKQVRIQLASVLKGVVSQRLVPRADGKGRVAAVEVLRVTARVRELIEDKDRTKEIHDAIAQGTDSYGMQTFDQSLMSLVRQGLVTYDEAHRQASNPDDFALRFSGISGTSDSKWDSFDAKPGEARPIPGSAAFAQKGAPVGAAPPPAAPPTPAPVQVARPATPPAPNVARPPAPAQAMRPAAPPPAARPPAPAPAPAPAAGGDDDFQIERF, from the coding sequence ATGGAACTCAATGAGATCCTCCAGATCGCCCTGCGCGGCGGTGCCTCCGACATTCATCTCAAGGCCGGTCTGCCGCCCATGTTCCGGGTGGATGGCTCATTGGTGCCGTTGAAGGACGGCCGTCGCCTTCCGCCCGAGGAAGTGGCGCGGATGGCGTTCGGCATCATGAACGAGTTCCAGAAGGAGAAGTTCAAGTCGAGCAACGAGGTGGACCTGGCCTACGGAGTCCCGGGCCTGGGCCGCTTCCGAGTGAACGTCTTCCAGCAGCGCGGCACCGTGGGCGCGGTGCTGCGAGTCATCCCGTTCAAGGTGATGACGATGCAGGACCTGCTGTTGCCGCAGGTGCTGGCGAAGATTTGTGGCGAGGAGCGCGGTCTCATCCTGGTGACGGGCACGACGGGCTCCGGCAAGTCGACCACGTTGGCGGCGATGATCGACCACATCAACTCCAACGAGACCAGCCACATCATGACGATTGAGGACCCCATCGAGTTCCTCATTCGCGACAAGCGCTCCATCGTGAACCAGCGCGAGGTGGGCGTGGACACGATGAGCTTCGCGCAGGCGCTCAAGAGCGCGCTGCGGCAGGACCCCGACGTCATCCTCGTGGGCGAGATGCGAGACCACGAGACCATCGAGACGGCGCTGCACGCGGCGGAGACGGGCCACCTGGTCATGTCCACGCTGCACACGCTGGACGCGACGGAGACGGTGAACCGCATCGTCTCCGCCTTCCCTCCGCACCAGCAGAAGCAGGTGCGCATCCAGCTGGCCTCGGTGCTCAAGGGCGTGGTCAGCCAGCGACTGGTGCCGCGCGCGGACGGCAAGGGCCGCGTGGCCGCGGTGGAGGTGCTGCGCGTCACCGCGCGCGTGCGCGAGCTCATCGAGGACAAGGACCGCACGAAGGAGATCCACGACGCGATTGCGCAGGGTACGGACTCGTACGGGATGCAGACCTTCGACCAGTCGCTGATGAGCCTGGTGCGCCAGGGACTTGTCACCTACGACGAGGCCCACCGTCAGGCGTCCAACCCGGACGACTTCGCGCTGCGCTTCTCTGGCATCAGCGGCACGTCCGACTCCAAGTGGGACAGCTTCGACGCGAAGCCGGGTGAGGCCCGTCCGATTCCGGGCTCGGCCGCCTTCGCGCAGAAGGGCGCGCCCGTGGGTGCGGCGCCGCCTCCCGCCGCGCCGCCCACGCCGGCTCCGGTCCAGGTCGCGCGTCCCGCGACGCCCCCGGCGCCGAACGTCGCGCGTCCGCCCGCGCCCGCTCAGGCCATGCGCCCCGCCGCGCCTCCACCTGCGGCCCGTCCTCCCGCCCCAGCCCCCGCGCCTGCTCCGGCGGCGGGGGGGGATGACGACTTCCAGATCGAACGCTTCTGA
- the rpsI gene encoding 30S ribosomal protein S9, producing the protein MPIHQELGFYATGRRKEATARVWLRPGTGQVTINGREINDYFGRETSKMVLNQPLEILEQKGKLDVTVNVRGGGLSGQAGAIRHGIARALCAFNPEFRPALKKAGFLTRDARAVERKKYGQPGARRRFQFSKR; encoded by the coding sequence ATGCCCATCCACCAAGAGCTCGGTTTCTACGCCACCGGCCGCCGCAAGGAGGCCACCGCTCGCGTCTGGCTGCGTCCCGGCACGGGTCAGGTCACCATCAACGGTCGTGAGATCAACGACTACTTCGGTCGCGAGACCTCGAAGATGGTGCTCAATCAGCCCCTCGAGATCCTCGAGCAGAAGGGGAAGCTCGACGTCACCGTGAACGTTCGCGGCGGCGGTCTCTCCGGCCAGGCCGGCGCCATCCGTCACGGCATCGCCCGCGCCCTGTGCGCCTTCAACCCGGAGTTCCGTCCGGCGCTGAAGAAGGCCGGCTTCCTCACGCGTGATGCTCGCGCGGTCGAGCGCAAGAAGTACGGTCAGCCGGGCGCGCGTCGCCGGTTCCAGTTCTCCAAGCGCTAA
- the rplM gene encoding 50S ribosomal protein L13 translates to MSQKTYSAKAGDIKRQWHVIDVSDKVLGRAASQIATLLKGKHKAIYTPSIDTGDHVIVINADKVKVTGTKEKDKMYYRHPRAGFPGALKITNLEKLRQRHPEDIVINAVRRMLPRNALGRQMMTKLKVYAGDTHPHAAQKPAAYSVEA, encoded by the coding sequence ATGTCGCAGAAGACCTACAGCGCGAAGGCTGGGGACATCAAGCGCCAGTGGCACGTCATCGACGTGTCCGACAAGGTGCTGGGCCGCGCGGCGAGCCAGATTGCCACCTTGCTCAAGGGCAAGCACAAGGCCATCTACACGCCGTCCATCGACACGGGCGACCACGTCATCGTCATCAACGCCGACAAGGTGAAGGTGACGGGGACGAAGGAGAAGGACAAGATGTACTACCGGCACCCGCGCGCGGGTTTCCCCGGTGCCCTGAAGATCACCAACCTGGAGAAGCTCCGCCAGCGCCACCCCGAGGACATCGTCATCAACGCGGTTCGCCGCATGCTGCCCCGCAACGCGCTGGGTCGGCAGATGATGACGAAGCTGAAGGTCTACGCGGGTGATACCCACCCCCACGCCGCCCAGAAGCCGGCTGCGTACTCGGTTGAGGCGTAA
- a CDS encoding ATP-dependent helicase, producing the protein MDLSKLNPPQREAVVTLQGPLLVLAGAGSGKTRVITHRIVHLLNERPDHILARNILAVTFTNKAASEMKERLVHMAGPRAQGVLVCTFHAFGAEMLREDIHRLGWPKKFAIADMGDQLAIIRRAMRDHRIDDRAFDARKVLGLISKAKNSGQAPETKPEGSGDDYDLITHMVYPDYQLALKAQGSVDFDDLLILPTRLLREHSDLYLKYTHRFRYLLVDEFQDTNLAQLELLKLMAGQSKNVCAVGDDDQCIYSWRGAEVRNILHFDHFFPGGKEVRLEQNYRSVQMVLDAANAVIAKNPERKAKQMWTDRKGGPRVKVVACPNDEEEARFVAHEIQKHISLGVPADDIAVLYRTNGQSHPIEEMLREKNIAYEVVGGSEFFDRREVKDVIAYFKVIVNRLDEISLMRIINVPSRGIGDVTVERLHAHSRAEGVTLWTVMRKASEYDDLPPGAGAKVHEFVDLIERYRAAYEAGQLAVATRKLLEEIGFRDATRAHATSATSADKKLKGVDGVIDSLERFEKREGPKASLLTYLNRLSLDNKQEDDEDVPGSNRRVTLMTIHSSKGLEYRLVFFIGMEEDLMPHGGMQGEAQNLEEERRLCYVGITRAKELLYLTRAVTRVKRGKEVPRTPSRFLEDLPEDVIELVTPDAPRQGPPTTEEKNFFANLKERFKKPPPGAVGGGGAPPGGRVG; encoded by the coding sequence ATGGACCTCTCGAAGCTCAATCCTCCTCAGCGCGAGGCCGTGGTCACCCTCCAGGGTCCCTTGCTGGTCCTCGCGGGTGCTGGGAGCGGGAAGACCCGCGTCATCACCCACCGCATCGTCCACCTGCTCAACGAGCGGCCAGACCACATCCTGGCTCGCAACATCCTGGCCGTCACCTTCACCAACAAGGCGGCCTCGGAGATGAAGGAGCGCCTGGTCCACATGGCCGGGCCCCGCGCCCAGGGCGTGCTCGTGTGCACCTTCCACGCCTTTGGCGCGGAGATGCTCCGCGAGGACATCCACCGGCTGGGTTGGCCCAAGAAGTTCGCCATCGCGGACATGGGCGACCAGCTGGCCATCATCCGCCGCGCCATGAGGGATCACCGCATCGACGACCGCGCCTTCGACGCGCGCAAGGTGCTGGGGCTCATCTCCAAGGCGAAGAACTCCGGCCAGGCGCCCGAGACCAAGCCCGAGGGCAGCGGCGACGACTACGACCTCATCACCCACATGGTCTACCCGGACTACCAGCTCGCGCTGAAGGCGCAGGGCTCGGTGGACTTCGACGACCTGCTCATCCTCCCCACGCGGCTGCTCCGTGAGCACTCGGACCTGTACCTCAAGTACACGCACCGCTTCCGCTACCTGCTGGTGGACGAGTTCCAGGACACGAACCTCGCACAGCTGGAGCTGCTCAAGCTGATGGCGGGGCAGTCCAAGAACGTCTGCGCGGTGGGGGACGACGACCAGTGCATCTACTCGTGGCGCGGCGCGGAGGTGCGCAACATCCTCCACTTCGACCACTTCTTCCCAGGAGGGAAGGAGGTGCGCCTGGAGCAGAACTACCGCTCCGTTCAGATGGTGCTGGACGCGGCCAACGCCGTCATCGCGAAGAACCCCGAGCGCAAGGCCAAGCAGATGTGGACCGACCGCAAGGGAGGCCCCCGGGTGAAGGTGGTGGCGTGCCCCAATGACGAGGAGGAGGCCCGCTTCGTCGCGCACGAAATCCAGAAGCACATCTCCCTGGGCGTCCCCGCGGACGACATCGCGGTGCTCTACCGGACCAACGGCCAGTCGCACCCCATCGAGGAGATGCTGCGCGAGAAGAACATCGCCTACGAGGTGGTGGGCGGCAGCGAGTTCTTCGACCGGCGCGAGGTGAAGGACGTCATCGCGTACTTCAAGGTCATCGTGAACCGGCTGGACGAAATCTCGCTCATGCGCATCATCAACGTCCCGTCGCGCGGCATCGGCGACGTGACGGTGGAGCGGCTGCACGCGCACTCGCGCGCGGAGGGCGTCACGCTGTGGACGGTGATGCGCAAGGCGTCCGAGTACGACGACCTGCCCCCGGGCGCGGGCGCCAAGGTGCACGAGTTCGTGGACCTCATCGAGCGCTACCGCGCGGCTTACGAGGCGGGGCAGCTGGCCGTGGCCACGCGCAAGCTCTTGGAGGAGATTGGCTTCCGGGACGCCACGCGCGCGCACGCCACCAGCGCCACCAGCGCGGACAAGAAGCTCAAGGGCGTGGACGGTGTCATCGACTCCTTGGAGCGCTTCGAGAAGCGCGAGGGCCCCAAGGCCAGTCTGCTCACCTACCTGAACCGGCTGAGCCTGGACAACAAGCAGGAGGACGACGAGGACGTCCCGGGCAGCAATCGCCGCGTCACCCTGATGACCATCCACTCCTCCAAGGGCCTGGAGTACCGGCTCGTCTTCTTCATCGGGATGGAGGAGGACCTGATGCCCCACGGCGGCATGCAGGGCGAGGCGCAGAACCTCGAGGAGGAGCGCCGGCTCTGCTACGTGGGCATCACCCGCGCCAAGGAGCTGCTCTACCTCACCCGCGCCGTCACCCGCGTGAAGCGTGGCAAGGAGGTCCCCCGGACGCCGTCCCGCTTCCTGGAGGACCTGCCCGAGGACGTCATCGAGCTGGTGACGCCTGATGCGCCGCGTCAGGGGCCGCCGACGACGGAGGAGAAGAACTTCTTCGCCAACCTCAAGGAGCGCTTCAAGAAGCCCCCGCCGGGCGCCGTGGGAGGTGGAGGCGCGCCGCCTGGAGGTAGGGTGGGGTAG
- a CDS encoding caib/baif family protein yields MVKAKGTRTDAGELLAEEKAAREVVASLGKREFLDQLQKLTKSYASDPGNPGSYACEGCQRCANCMFCKDCDSCFQCTHCTRCELCNNCSHCVECKSCHACAYCLQSENCTTSAYLVMCRNLQDCNYCFGCVGLAKKDFHILNVPFPRTEYFKVVGKLRKELGLS; encoded by the coding sequence GTGGTGAAGGCGAAAGGTACGCGGACCGACGCAGGAGAGCTGCTCGCCGAGGAGAAGGCGGCGCGGGAGGTCGTGGCCTCGCTCGGCAAGAGGGAGTTTTTGGACCAGCTCCAGAAGCTCACCAAGAGCTACGCGTCGGACCCGGGCAACCCCGGCTCCTACGCGTGCGAGGGCTGTCAGCGCTGCGCCAACTGCATGTTCTGCAAGGACTGCGACAGCTGCTTCCAATGCACGCACTGCACCCGGTGCGAGCTGTGCAACAACTGCTCGCACTGCGTGGAGTGCAAGAGCTGCCATGCGTGCGCCTACTGCCTGCAGAGCGAGAACTGCACCACCAGCGCCTACCTGGTGATGTGCCGCAACCTGCAGGACTGCAACTACTGCTTCGGCTGCGTGGGCCTGGCGAAGAAGGACTTCCACATCCTCAACGTCCCCTTCCCCCGGACCGAGTACTTCAAGGTCGTGGGCAAGCTGCGCAAGGAGCTGGGGCTGTCGTAG
- a CDS encoding class I SAM-dependent rRNA methyltransferase codes for MAIPVTLPVARTSPKGAKSLRAGNPWLYRTELAAPPDVTGPGAVVLVVDSQGNPIGQALYARRSPLALRLLTRTPPRELQVNDAFFRKRLEAAIARRSSLARRDGLRLVHGEADLLPGLFVDRYGKGLTLQTLSEGMDARKESLAKMLVELTGATHVVCRDDASGRDFEGLPRETRFLHGQGESRFTYHEGDNRFDVDLLGDMKTGAFLDQVDNHLRAGELARGEALDLFSYHGGFALSLARNCTSVIAVEQDEKAAARIGDNARANGRTNVTVEHANAFDVLKRFDSQSRRFDFIVLDPPGLAKRREGLETALRAYHELNLRALRCLKPDGVLVTCSCSGKLDRAGFEEMLLGAAADAKRPVQILERRGAGLDHPVLAGLPETEYLKALYVRAL; via the coding sequence ATGGCCATCCCCGTAACGCTTCCCGTTGCACGCACGAGCCCCAAGGGCGCGAAGTCCCTGCGCGCGGGCAACCCCTGGCTGTACCGCACCGAGCTGGCCGCCCCGCCCGACGTGACGGGCCCCGGCGCGGTGGTGCTCGTGGTCGACTCCCAGGGCAACCCCATCGGCCAGGCCCTCTACGCCCGGCGCTCCCCGCTGGCGCTGCGCCTCCTGACGCGCACGCCCCCGCGCGAGCTGCAGGTGAACGACGCCTTCTTCCGCAAGCGCCTGGAGGCCGCGATTGCCCGCAGGTCCTCGCTGGCCAGGCGTGATGGCCTGCGGCTGGTGCACGGCGAGGCGGACCTGCTGCCCGGCCTCTTCGTGGACCGCTACGGCAAGGGCCTCACCCTCCAGACGCTCTCCGAGGGCATGGACGCGCGCAAGGAGTCCTTGGCGAAGATGCTGGTGGAGCTCACCGGCGCCACCCACGTGGTGTGCCGCGACGACGCTTCCGGCCGCGACTTCGAGGGCCTGCCGCGCGAGACGCGCTTCCTGCACGGCCAGGGCGAGTCGCGCTTCACGTACCACGAGGGCGACAACCGCTTCGACGTGGACCTGCTGGGCGACATGAAGACGGGCGCGTTCCTGGACCAGGTGGACAACCACCTGCGCGCTGGCGAGCTGGCGCGTGGCGAGGCGCTGGACCTCTTCAGCTACCACGGCGGCTTCGCGCTCTCGCTGGCCCGCAACTGCACGTCCGTCATCGCGGTGGAGCAGGACGAGAAGGCCGCGGCGCGCATCGGCGACAACGCCCGCGCCAACGGCCGGACGAACGTCACCGTGGAGCACGCGAACGCCTTCGACGTGCTCAAGCGCTTCGACTCGCAGAGCCGCCGCTTCGACTTCATCGTGTTGGACCCGCCGGGCCTCGCCAAGCGCCGCGAGGGGCTGGAGACCGCCCTGCGCGCGTACCACGAGCTGAACCTGCGCGCGCTGCGCTGCCTGAAGCCGGACGGCGTGCTCGTCACCTGCTCGTGCTCGGGCAAGCTGGACCGCGCGGGCTTCGAGGAGATGCTGCTGGGCGCCGCCGCGGACGCGAAGCGCCCGGTGCAGATTCTGGAGCGCCGGGGCGCGGGCCTGGACCACCCCGTGCTCGCGGGCCTGCCGGAGACGGAGTACCTCAAGGCGCTCTACGTCCGGGCGCTCTGA
- a CDS encoding metallopeptidase family protein: MSRRGLLALCLLLTACKRNASAPETGDAGPPEVSAAKASSASVAPSDEPGEAARPVQPLAVCQARGGSPLDAARGYYDAGRFEEALSCAAQAAALEPDLASAHAERGVALAALGRESDAQLAFARALAIDPGDADALLGAAHLYAVQMTSTRERDELGTLYAERGLSQPGTPPELIPHLALVSAMAFNDLGQAEEALARAAIVLAREPGSREALYERALALFELCRFSEAKRAFQGLVDDAERAAHAHQHLGLLLEREGKWKQAQVHFDKARALSPEDFPSPPLPSEDTFRVDVARAVSALPSDMRNDLEGIPVTAEELPAEVDLLANQPPLSPTILGLFRGPPLGAPCDGLESPCRSVVLYRRNLARAVRTPAELREQIRVTLLHEIGHLRGEDDEELAARGLE; this comes from the coding sequence ATGTCGCGGCGCGGTCTGCTCGCCCTCTGTCTCCTCCTCACCGCCTGCAAGCGGAACGCCTCGGCCCCGGAGACGGGAGACGCCGGACCGCCCGAGGTGTCGGCGGCGAAGGCCTCGTCGGCCAGTGTCGCACCCTCGGACGAGCCCGGTGAAGCCGCGCGGCCGGTGCAGCCGCTCGCGGTGTGTCAGGCCCGTGGCGGCTCTCCGCTCGACGCGGCGCGCGGCTACTACGACGCGGGGCGCTTCGAGGAGGCCTTGTCCTGCGCGGCGCAGGCGGCGGCCCTGGAGCCGGACCTGGCCTCCGCCCACGCCGAACGCGGTGTCGCGCTGGCCGCCCTGGGGCGCGAGTCGGACGCGCAGCTCGCCTTCGCCCGGGCGCTCGCCATCGACCCGGGAGACGCGGACGCGTTGCTCGGCGCGGCCCACCTGTACGCGGTGCAGATGACCTCCACGCGCGAGCGCGACGAACTGGGCACGCTCTACGCCGAGCGCGGCCTGTCCCAGCCCGGCACGCCCCCAGAGCTCATTCCGCACCTGGCGCTGGTGTCGGCCATGGCCTTCAACGACCTGGGCCAGGCGGAGGAGGCCCTCGCCCGAGCCGCCATCGTCCTCGCCCGAGAGCCCGGCAGCCGTGAGGCGCTCTACGAGCGGGCCCTGGCCCTCTTCGAGCTGTGCCGCTTCTCCGAGGCGAAGCGCGCCTTCCAGGGGCTCGTCGACGACGCGGAGCGCGCAGCGCACGCGCACCAGCACCTGGGCCTGTTGCTGGAGCGGGAAGGGAAGTGGAAGCAGGCGCAGGTGCACTTCGACAAGGCGCGCGCCCTCTCGCCCGAGGACTTCCCCTCGCCGCCCTTGCCCTCCGAGGACACCTTCCGCGTGGACGTGGCCCGCGCCGTCTCCGCGCTTCCCTCGGACATGCGCAATGACCTGGAGGGCATCCCCGTCACCGCGGAGGAGCTGCCCGCCGAGGTGGACCTCCTGGCCAACCAGCCGCCCCTGTCCCCCACGATTCTGGGCCTGTTCCGGGGTCCGCCCCTGGGCGCGCCGTGTGATGGGTTGGAGTCGCCGTGCCGCTCGGTGGTGCTGTACCGGCGCAACCTGGCCCGGGCCGTGCGCACGCCGGCGGAGCTCCGCGAACAGATTCGCGTGACATTGCTCCACGAAATCGGGCATCTGCGCGGCGAGGACGATGAAGAACTGGCCGCGCGCGGCCTGGAGTGA
- a CDS encoding Maf family protein has translation MRPLILASTSSARRSLMDGLALPYRAVSPGVDETVAAPLSAREAVRELAARKARAVHARHPDAWVLGADQLVEVDGLTLTKPIDRDAARGQLQKLLGHTHDIHTGVCLVGPGGSIDEAVETARLTFHDVTTDELERYLDLNEWEGCCGSYRVEGAGQALLARLDGDRSNVQGLPMVTVVRLLRQAGFTFFEHHQR, from the coding sequence ATGAGACCCTTGATTCTGGCCTCCACTTCCAGTGCCCGCCGCTCGCTGATGGATGGTCTCGCCCTGCCCTATCGCGCCGTGAGCCCGGGCGTCGACGAGACGGTGGCGGCACCTCTCTCCGCCCGCGAGGCCGTCCGGGAGCTGGCGGCTCGCAAGGCGCGCGCCGTCCACGCACGACATCCCGACGCCTGGGTGCTCGGCGCTGACCAGTTGGTCGAGGTGGACGGCCTGACACTCACCAAGCCCATCGACCGCGACGCGGCGAGAGGCCAGCTCCAGAAGCTCCTGGGCCACACCCACGACATCCACACCGGCGTGTGCCTGGTGGGCCCAGGCGGGTCCATCGACGAAGCCGTGGAGACCGCGCGCCTCACGTTCCACGACGTCACGACCGATGAGTTGGAGCGCTACCTGGACCTGAACGAGTGGGAGGGATGCTGCGGCAGCTACCGCGTGGAGGGGGCGGGACAGGCGCTGCTGGCGCGGCTCGACGGCGACCGCTCCAACGTACAGGGCCTGCCCATGGTGACGGTGGTGCGGCTGCTCCGACAGGCGGGCTTCACCTTCTTCGAGCACCACCAGCGCTGA
- a CDS encoding zinc ribbon domain-containing protein, with the protein MPQTLCPSCGHSPIPRGAAACPACGEPFDHLQSYKKVGRTRLDRLADPVDDEATVFGGDLVTSAVSAHPGPVAAVLGAGAAAWFLRAGGVLGSLQDPSWTYGLVALDLVLALVLVLNRGPVKGIAQMGLAVQLLATAWLARGAPTAPVHVAYFALGLVALFLVVGEPGPSRRYAGLGLGLATALTSAVLLALPGTGASLGGGGVRQLLVGSELGYRLELPVGWERLTREQLATHLALPAATLHGSGVGFGDLARGRYGFLWVERSTGVKLEAGCQGLLSAVGTGEEARTTSPAALGARSKLYTLSTSAGARGTLGCGLLPDGRLVGLAVVAAGSGDARPGDTGGQESFTAVGEGLALQ; encoded by the coding sequence ATGCCTCAGACCCTCTGCCCCAGCTGTGGTCACAGCCCCATTCCCCGGGGCGCCGCGGCCTGTCCCGCATGTGGCGAGCCCTTCGACCATCTCCAGTCCTACAAGAAGGTCGGCCGCACGCGGCTGGACCGGCTGGCGGACCCGGTGGACGACGAGGCGACCGTCTTTGGCGGCGACCTGGTGACGAGCGCCGTCTCCGCGCATCCGGGCCCGGTGGCGGCGGTGCTGGGGGCGGGCGCGGCCGCGTGGTTCCTGCGCGCCGGTGGGGTGTTGGGCTCGCTGCAGGACCCGTCGTGGACGTACGGGCTGGTGGCGTTGGACCTGGTGCTCGCGTTGGTGCTGGTGCTCAACCGGGGGCCGGTGAAGGGCATCGCTCAGATGGGCCTGGCGGTGCAGCTCCTCGCCACGGCGTGGCTCGCGCGTGGAGCGCCGACGGCCCCCGTGCACGTGGCCTACTTCGCGCTGGGGCTGGTGGCCTTGTTCCTGGTGGTGGGTGAGCCCGGCCCTTCGCGGCGCTATGCGGGCCTGGGGTTGGGGCTGGCCACGGCGCTGACCTCGGCCGTGTTGCTGGCGCTGCCGGGCACGGGGGCTTCGTTGGGCGGCGGGGGCGTGCGGCAGCTCCTGGTGGGCAGCGAGCTGGGGTATCGGCTGGAGCTGCCGGTGGGCTGGGAGCGGCTGACGCGGGAGCAGCTCGCCACGCACCTGGCGCTGCCCGCGGCGACGTTGCATGGCAGTGGCGTGGGCTTCGGTGACCTGGCGCGCGGGCGCTACGGTTTCCTCTGGGTGGAGCGCTCCACGGGCGTGAAGCTGGAGGCGGGCTGCCAGGGGCTGCTGAGCGCGGTGGGCACGGGCGAGGAGGCGCGCACGACGTCGCCCGCGGCGTTGGGGGCGCGCTCGAAGCTGTACACGCTGAGCACGTCCGCGGGCGCGCGGGGCACGCTGGGCTGCGGGCTGTTGCCGGATGGTCGACTGGTGGGGCTCGCGGTGGTGGCCGCCGGGTCAGGTGACGCACGGCCAGGCGACACGGGAGGGCAGGAGTCCTTCACCGCGGTGGGCGAGGGGCTCGCGTTGCAGTAA